The Gallus gallus isolate bGalGal1 chromosome 5, bGalGal1.mat.broiler.GRCg7b, whole genome shotgun sequence region GAGAAATGGCAGGGGAGGTGTGAGGGAATGCAGCAGCCCCTGTCCGTGACAACCGTTCTAACTGAGAAGCAAGAGATCCTTAGGGGCTATGAAACAAAGATGGGCAGAAAGGTGTTATCTGCAAAATGCCAGGTTTGGAAGTTACACGCAAAGCTTCTTTTTGGCTGCCCCTCTGCCTTACAAAGGATAGCACAAGAGAAGAGCAGCTCATCGCAAAGATTCTTCCTTGTAGCTGTCctgagcttttcttctctctgcctgctgcctcttGGAACGTCCCCCAGGACCGTGGGGGTCCTGAGCATGACTCGTCCTTACTTGGAAGGCAGGCAGTTCAGAGCTATCACTTGTTCCCTCCAAAACCTTCCCTGGAGAACCAGGAAAGCGGATTGCCAGAAAACAAGAGGACTGTACACGCTTTTTTTGGGTTtggttattttgtattttttttttaataatatttttggtgttggtgttgttgttgttgtgttgttttgttttgttgttttagtcCAGTCCAATGTAACGAATTCCCAGTCATACAGATGATGAATGTTCAAGGTCTTGCTGCTGATGGACCACGCTCCACTTGAACGTGAAGTGGAGCAGGAGGTAGTCTTCATCCACAAAGGTGGAATTTTGATGGGATGTTGCTGTCTGATGGAGAGGAATCTCTGCGTCCCCCAGGATCAGCCAACAGACGGACACAGATTTCTGGGTGGTGACCATCACCTTCTGCCACCGCTCCTGCTGCCCGGTCTCTCTTCATCATCGGGATCCAGCAGGAGATCACGAAGCTCTGGAGGCACGGTTGTGTCCTGGTCATCGTCTGAAACTTCTTCCACCAGATTGGAAGGCACCAGTCCTCTTGTGCCGTCCGTCAGCTCTCCCAGCAACCAGCCATCCTCATCCACGTCTCCAGAGATGTAAACGTATTGTCCCGCAGTCAGCGGAAGCTCGTTTTCTGGGTCCTCATTAGGGCCCTCAAAAGGATTGTAGCTGTGACGAGCTAAGAATCTTCGAATTAGTGGTGGTGACGATGGCGGTCTGCGAGAATGCAGGCTGCAGACTGCCATCAGCCGCACTTCCGACTCCTCCAACCTCTCCTGTGggttggagcattcctgctCTGGGTTTCCGTGCGGCTCCAGCTTTCTGCCATTCTCCTTTTCCAAAGGCCGTCCCTGTAGCTGGTTGACTTGCTGTGCCTTTTCTGAGGCCTCGCTGGATGTGGAAGAGGCCTCCTTGAGCTGCCGgactccttcctgcagctgcttggtGAGGAGGCTGAGCGTACGCCTCTTGTCCTCGCACCGCTCCACCTCCTGCCTCATCTGCTGAGAGCTTCTGCTCCTCAGCAGGCAGATCTCCTCTTGAAGGAGGCTGCACTGTCTCTGCAGGTccttcagctccctcagcagaaGAGcgtcctgctcctgcagctccgtGCGCTCAGGTGGGCAGGCCTCTTGttgctctgcagcctgaacGCCCACCTCTGCTACAGCCCGATGGCAGGCCCTGGCCCCGTTGCAGGAGACGGGCGGCTGGCCCTCACCGTGCTGCAGGATGTACTGCAGGAAGCCTCTCCTTTGCTCCTGCAGTTCCCGCTGGAGGCGCAGCACGTGGGCGGCCTGCTCTCCACGGGgcttccagcagagctgccgCTGGACTTCCTGCTGCACTCTGCGCTCCCCGCTGCTGCTGTCgcccctcagcagctcctccaccagctgccGCTGCAGATGCCATGCCTGGCGCACGGTGTCATTGCGCTGCTTCTGCAGCCGCTCCTGCATCTGGCGGAGCTGGGCCTCCTTCGCCCGCAGCAGTTGGCGGATCTCTGTCTCCCGCTGCTTCTGGCTCTGCTCGCGCAGGCGCTGCAGCTTTGACGCCCGCTCCCGCTCCCACTTGGAGCGCAGGCGGTCGGCCAGGAGCTGCCCCGGGCCCCGGTTGGTAGAGGGCCGTCTGCCTGGGAGCCCCAGGTCTTCCTTGGCCGTCTCTGGCACCTAGaaccagaaaatcatagaataacagaacGGTTGGGGTAGGAAGGGGCCTTCAAGACTCTCCTGTCCCAAGcccgtgccatgggcagggacagctTCCACgaggtcaggttgcccagaggcgcctccagcctggcctggagcactgccagggatggggcaaccacagcctctgtgggcagcctgtgccagcgcctcagcACCCTCACGGTGCCGATTCTTTCTCCCTCATCTCTcacccaaatctcccctcttctgctttcaaggCACTGTCCTCTGTTGTATCACTACCCTCCCTTACCAGGCACTGGAAGGCCGCTCTGtgctctccccagagcctccccTCCCCCGGGCTGAACAATCCCCACTCTCTCAGTGTGCCACCTCACCTGGACGTGAGCGTCCTTTGCAGCATGGCTGTCCACGAGCTTGGGCTcgccctcccagctccccacgATGTATTGGTTGAACAGCCtcctctccagctccagctgatgctggagGTGGCGGATGCAGGCGGGCTGCTCACCATCCGTCTCCCAGCGCAGCTTGCTGAGGACGTCCTGCAGCTTGGCGCGGGCCTCCCAGATGCTCCTGTGGGGGCTCCTCAGCTCCtgggccagcagctgctgcagctcccgaGCCTGGCGCAGGGCGGCATCGCACTcccgctgcagcagctccttggtGGCGTGCAGCTCGGCCTCCTTCCAGCGCAGCAGCTGCCGCGTCTCCGTCGCCCGCTGCCACTGCTCCCGCTCCTTCAGCCGCTGCTcctcctgggcctgctgcttctcccaggcACAGCGCAGTTGGttggccaggagctgctgctcccgcTTTGCTGCCTCCCGCAGCATGGCCACGCGGATCTGAAGAGACCCTCGGCCTCCAAAAGCTGTGGCCAAAGGCCACCGAAAGTCGCTCTCCTTCCTGGggtctgcagggacagctgcCCCTGACCCCGTAGCGCCCACTGCCTCTCGTCCCTGTCGCGAGGGTGTGCCGACAGTGAATGCCGTGGCAGGGTGCGCCAGCGGCCTTTTATACTGTGTGCTGGCCCAGGTCATAATGGCGGGTGGGGCAGTGGCCTTCACTGCTATTGGACGGTGCGGCCTTCTGGCCCAGCTCATAGTGGAGGGTGGGGCTGCGGCCTtctgcgctatggggcagagcgaCCCTGTGCCCCCAGCACGTAATGGAGGGTGGCGCGCAGTGGCTTGAAGCTGTGTTGGGTGGTAGAGACGTCACGGTGTTGGGCGGAACCGCCTCCCACAGCGCTGGGCTGCATGGACGACCTTTGGTGGTGCTGGGAGATATGGCCTTCTCTGGCACGGGAGAAGAACAGCAGTAGGCCATCCAACTCACTGTGATTTCCATTTCGATTGCAGTAAAGGAAATATCTCACCATACCTGTGAGCTTGTTCAGTTAAAAGAACCTGGTTGCAGGTGCACCCTGCtcaaggagctgctggagcagatggcCAGGCTGCTGTGAGAAATCAGCAGCCTGAGGAGCTCTTGGGGATCTCTGAGGAGGAGCTGTGAACCTGCTTCCACTGCAGGCACGCAGCCTCCTCCTAAGGCCCTGCAAGTGGGAGTAGCCAATGCAGCCGCTCACCTGCAGGTCAGAGATCTAGACAGCCTGCGAGAGGAAAGGGGCTGGACCCTCAtctctgctcaaagcagatGGGAGCGTCTGCCCCCgagcccccagtgctgctgaccCCTGCAGTGTCCCCTACGGTGTCCCCGAGTAATGGATTCGAGGCTCTCGCATGGGAGAGGGACGAAGGTTTGCAAAGCAGCCCAAACTCATGCCCTGGGAAGCACACTGAGAATGCAGGGAGTAGCAAGCACAGGGAGCAGGGCCGGTCAGGGCACTGCATCGATACCAGTGGCACCAAAAATGGCGGAGAGTCTTAGCaacggtgggggggggggggacggactCCTTGCTGGGAGGCACTGAGGCTCCCATTTGCCGCCCGGGTAATCTCTCCAGTGAGGCGTGCTCTGTTCCAGGGGCACGTGTATGTTAGAGACATTGGGAAGGCTCTACCACGGCTCATGTAAGCGGAAGACTGCTACCCTTTTACTGTCATTCAGGCTGGGCCCCAGGATGCTGCAGTGAGGAAACTAAAGCATGTTAAACAGGACTTTGCATTCCTTGGAAAGATGTTGAAGGGATCAGGGGTGCAGGCAgagttctcctctgtccttccGATGGGTAGCTGGGACCCAGGAAGATGGAGGAGAACGTGTCAGGTAAACAACTGGCTGAATGGGTGCTGTCTTGATCAAGGCTTTGGGCATTTTGATCTCGGACAGGCCTTTGAGGTACTGGGTAGGGGGGCTCCTGATGGACTCCAACTAAGCGAGCGGGGCAGAAGTGTACTGGGGAACAAGTTCTGTGGATTGATTACCAGGGCTTCCAACGAGATCCGAAGGGAGAAGGGATGGGAATTAGATGTGACAGAGAAGGGCTGAGGGACGTTGTCACTGTTGGAGACTGCGGGGAGAAACCTCTGAGTTGTCCCATAGGATCGTGCAAGGGCTCCTCAGAGGAGGCAATGGCGCCGATACTCCGTCCAAAATCTTCTTGTGTCCCTCTCGGGGTAACTGCGATCTCATTGCAGTCACGGAGAGGTGGTGGGGCGGCTCGCCTGACTGGGATGCTGTCACAGAGGGCCAAGTCCTTTTTAGAAAAGACAGGCTGGGCAAGCGAGGTGGAGGAGCTGCCCTTTTGTCACGGAGGTATCTCTAGATCCGTCTGTGTCCgtgacagggggacagcaggcccacaggcccaccggcccagaaaacaaggaaagagagagagagagagagagggaaaaaaaaaaaaaaagtgtccacAGTTTACAggccagcccagcccagcccagccccgtGACTGGTGAGGCAGGAGACCCACAGACCCACGCCCcgagaaagggggaaagggagaaggggaaaggctAGGGAGATAGCAGATGGATCTACAAACAGAACAGCGGCAGCGATCTGAGAAGGAACATTCATTTACTAAggatgatatcagaatgcaagataacacaatatgaCACAGTCCAATTGGAACTGAGGCCAACAAATCAACCAAAATGAGAGAGACAGTGCCCAAACCGAGGCCCTTCCTCGAAAGCTGCAGGCGAAAAGCGGCAAGGGACCGCATGCTCCTCGACAGCGACCAAAGAGAGATCCTCCGCCAGGAGCTCCACCTCTCTTCCTCTGGGTGCAAACTCCTCTGGGGAATGCAGCCTCGCCGCCCCGAGAAAGAAGCACCCAGAAACAGCGGTCCACAGATCCGGAACATTGACTGTTCaactcccagtgctttacaCGATCTTATCCTGTGGAACACCACttttccctgctgaaatacacagcCACCTCCACAAAGCTCACAGGCTCCTGCAAGCAAGGTGCTCCTTGCTGGGAACAGCcaaggcccagggaagcagctcgGAGAGGAGGGAAACTGCAGGCCCAGCAGCTTCTCTGTCCCCAGCACACAAATGCTGGCTGAGGGCATCTCGCGGTGTCCCTGCGCTCCCATCTCTTGCCCCTTGCCTTCTCCTGGCTGCTTCCCCAAGCCCCCGCCCACCAGAGATGGAAGTGCTATGgccatttgctgctctcctgcaggctgcatcagtcacaggtgaaggcagcagTTGAACTGGAGCCTGCTGGGACAAGAGAAATGGCAGGGGAGGTGTGAGGGAATGCAGCAGCCCCTGTCCGTGACAACCGTTCTAACTGAGAAGCAAGAGATCCTTCGGGGCTATGAAACAAAGATGGGCAGAAAGGTGTTATCTGCAAAATGCCAGGTTTGGAAGTTACACGCAAAGCTTCTTTTTGGCTGCCCCTCTGCCTTACAAAGGATAGCACAAGAGAAGAGCAGCTCATCGCAAAGATTCTTCCTTGTAGCTGTCctgagcttttcttctctctgcctgctgcctcttGGAACGTCCCCCAGGACCGTGGGGGTCCTGAGCATGACTCGTCCTTACTTGGAAGGCAGGCAGTTCAGAGCTATCACTTGTTCCCTCCAAAACCTTCCCTGGAGAACCAGGAAAGCGGATTGCCAGAAAACAAGAGGACTGTACACGCTTTTTTTTGGGGTTtggttattttgtattttttttttttaataatatttttggtgttggtgttgttgttgttgtgttgttttgttttgttgttttagtcCAGTCCAATGTAACGAATTCCCAGTCATACAGATGATGAATGTTCAAGGTCTTGCTGCTGATGGACCACGCTCCACTTGAACGTGAAGTGGAGCAGGAGGTAGTCTTCATCCACAAAGGTGGAATTTTGATGGGATGTTGCTGTCTGATGGAGAGGAATCTCTGCGTCCCCCAGGATCAGCCAACAGACGGACACAGATTTCTGGGTGGTGACCATCACCTTCTGCCACCGCTCCTGCTGCCCGGTCTCTCTTCATCATCGGGATCCAGCAGGAGATCACGAAGCTCTGGAGGCACGGTTGTGTCCTGGTCATCGTCTGAAACTTCTTCCACCAGACTGGAAGGCACCAGTCCTCTTGTGCCGTCCGTCAGCTCTCCCAGCAACCAGCCATCCTCATCCACGTCTCCAGAGATGTAAACGTATTGTCCCGCAGTCAGCGGAAGCTCGTTTTCTGGGTCCTCATTAGGGCCCTCAAAAGGATTGTAGCTGTGACGAGCTAAGAATCTTCGAATTAGTGGTGGTGACGATGGCGGTCTGCGAGAATGCAGGCTGCAGACTGCCGTCAGCCGCACTTCCGACTCCTCCAACCTCTCCTGTGGGTTGGAGCATTCCCGCTCTGGGTTTCCGTGCGGCTCCAGCTTTCTGCCATTCTCCTTTTCCAAAGGCCGTCCCTGTAGCTGGTTGACTTGCTCTGCCTTTTCTGAGGCCTCGCTGGATGTGGAAGAGGCCTCCTTGAGCTGCCGgactccttcctgcagctgcttggtGAGGAGGCTGAGCGTCCGCCTCTTGTCCTCGCACCGCTCCACCTCCTGCCTCATCTGCTGAGAGCTTCTGCTCCTCAGCAGGCAGATCTCCTCTTGAAGGAGGCTGCACTGTCTCTGCAGGTccttcagctccctcagcagaaGAGcgtcctgctcctgcagctccgtGCGCTCAGGTGGGCAGGCCTCTTGttgctctgcagcctgaacGCCCACCTCTGCTACAGCCCGATGGCAGGCCCTGGCCCCGTTGCAGGAGACGGGCGGCTGGCCCTCACCGTGCTGCAGGATGTACTGCAGGAAGCCTCTCCTTTGCTCCTGCAGTTCCCGCTGGAGGCGCAGCACGTGGGCGGCCTGCTCTCCACGGGgcttccagcagagctgccgCTGGACTTCCTGCTGCACTCTGCGCTCCCCGCTGCTGCCGTCgcccctcagcagctcctccaccagctgccGCTGCAGATGCCATGCCTGGCGCACGGTGTCATTGCGCTGCTTCTGCAGCCGCTCCTGCATCTGGCGGAGCTGGGCCTCCTTCGCCCGCAGCAGTTGGCGGATCTCTGTCTCCCGCTGCCTCTGGCTCTGCTCGCGCAGGCGCTGCAGCTTTGACGCCCGCTCCCGCTCCCACTTGGAGCGCAGGCGGTCGGCCAGGAGCTGCCCCGGGCCCCGGTTGGTAGAGGGCTGTCTGCCTGGGAGCCCCAGGTCTTCCTTGGCCGTCTCTGGCACCTAGaaccagaaaatcatagaataacagaacGGTTGGGGTAGGAAGGGGCCTTCAAGACTCTCCTGTCCCAAGcccgtgccatgggcag contains the following coding sequences:
- the LOC121113267 gene encoding peripheral-type benzodiazepine receptor-associated protein 1-like, whose protein sequence is MSWARRPHRPIAVKATAPPAIMTWASTQYKRPLAHPATAFTVGTPSRQGREAVGATGSGAAVPADPRKESDFRWPLATAFGGRGSLQIRVAMLREAAKREQQLLANQLRCAWEKQQAQEEQRLKEREQWQRATETRQLLRWKEAELHATKELLQRECDAALRQARELQQLLAQELRSPHRSIWEARAKLQDVLSKLRWETDGEQPACIRHLQHQLELERRLFNQYIVGSWEGEPKLVDSHAAKDAHVQVPETAKEDLGLPGRRPSTNRGPGQLLADRLRSKWERERASKLQRLREQSQKQRETEIRQLLRAKEAQLRQMQERLQKQRNDTVRQAWHLQRQLVEELLRGDSSSGERRVQQEVQRQLCWKPRGEQAAHVLRLQRELQEQRRGFLQYILQHGEGQPPVSCNGARACHRAVAEVGVQAAEQQEACPPERTELQEQDALLLRELKDLQRQCSLLQEEICLLRSRSSQQMRQEVERCEDKRRTLSLLTKQLQEGVRQLKEASSTSSEASEKAQQVNQLQGRPLEKENGRKLEPHGNPEQECSNPQERLEESEVRLMAVCSLHSRRPPSSPPLIRRFLARHSYNPFEGPNEDPENELPLTAGQYVYISGDVDEDGWLLGELTDGTRGLVPSNLVEEVSDDDQDTTVPPELRDLLLDPDDEERPGSRSGGRR